From a single Labrenzia sp. PHM005 genomic region:
- a CDS encoding GNAT family N-acetyltransferase: MQPSIIRTKDRPELAQITAEWRWNAFMQDSIYTRADAVDFDVQSASSEDLIPTVLVLLEEQTPAGMVTLCLNDVEHRPDLNPWLAGLYVEPEFRGKGYGSRLVDELEALARSAGENRLYLYTPNAEGFYMKAGWETFETFEEQKRLNSIMRKDLDP, encoded by the coding sequence ATGCAGCCAAGCATCATCAGAACCAAAGACAGGCCAGAACTGGCGCAGATCACCGCCGAATGGCGATGGAATGCGTTTATGCAAGATAGCATCTACACACGCGCTGACGCTGTGGACTTTGATGTTCAAAGTGCAAGCAGTGAAGATCTCATACCGACAGTTTTGGTGCTGCTGGAAGAGCAAACGCCTGCTGGGATGGTCACCCTTTGCTTGAACGACGTTGAACACAGGCCGGACCTTAATCCTTGGCTGGCCGGATTGTATGTGGAGCCGGAATTCCGCGGAAAAGGATATGGATCCCGTCTCGTTGATGAACTGGAGGCGCTGGCCCGAAGCGCGGGAGAAAACCGGCTCTACCTTTATACGCCAAACGCTGAAGGGTTTTACATGAAGGCCGGGTGGGAAACGTTTGAGACCTTTGAAGAACAGAAACGGTTGAATTCCATAATGCGGAAGGATCTAGATCCTTGA
- a CDS encoding HlyC/CorC family transporter, whose amino-acid sequence MTETALWLAIAAIFLLLFLSGFFSGSETALTAASRARVHQLEKSGDWRARLASRLIASRERLIGALLLGNNLVNILASALATSVFLSLFGEAGVAIATLVMTALVLIFAEVLPKTWAISNPERFALAVSPIVRFVVAIFSPVVAGVEWIVRHLLKLVGVNIGEGALILSAHDELRGAVDLQHMEGGLEKGERDRLGGLLDLADLEVSDVMVHRTNMVALNADEEPEKLVEAALASPYTRLPLWRGESDNFVGVLHAKDLLRALNSARGDSSKINILDIAAPAWFVPDTTSLQDQLNAFLRHKSHFALVVDEYGEVMGLVTLEDILEEIVGEIADEHDVELEGLRPQADGSVIVDGSVPIRDLNRAADWSLPDDEATTIAGLVIHEARMIPEERQIFTFHGFRFTVLRREKNRITRLRIMPLGQMRAAAQA is encoded by the coding sequence ATGACCGAAACTGCGCTCTGGCTGGCAATTGCCGCGATCTTTCTACTTCTGTTTTTGTCGGGTTTTTTTTCCGGATCGGAAACGGCTCTGACCGCAGCTTCGCGTGCCCGGGTGCACCAGCTTGAAAAAAGCGGCGATTGGCGTGCGCGCCTTGCGAGCCGGTTGATTGCCTCGCGTGAACGGCTGATTGGTGCGCTTCTGCTGGGCAATAATCTGGTCAATATCTTGGCCTCCGCCTTGGCAACCAGTGTGTTTTTAAGCCTATTTGGGGAAGCTGGTGTTGCCATCGCCACCTTGGTCATGACGGCACTTGTGCTTATCTTTGCGGAGGTACTGCCGAAAACCTGGGCGATCTCCAATCCGGAGCGCTTTGCGCTGGCTGTTTCCCCGATCGTGCGGTTTGTCGTTGCCATTTTCAGCCCGGTTGTCGCCGGTGTTGAATGGATTGTCCGGCACTTGCTGAAGTTGGTCGGCGTTAACATCGGCGAAGGTGCCCTGATTCTGTCAGCGCATGATGAGCTGCGTGGAGCCGTTGATCTTCAGCACATGGAAGGCGGCCTTGAAAAAGGTGAGCGCGACCGCCTCGGCGGTCTGCTTGATCTTGCCGATCTGGAAGTCTCCGACGTCATGGTTCACCGCACCAATATGGTGGCCCTCAACGCAGACGAAGAGCCGGAGAAACTGGTGGAAGCCGCGCTTGCTTCGCCCTACACCCGCTTGCCCTTGTGGCGCGGAGAAAGCGACAACTTTGTTGGTGTTCTTCACGCCAAGGATTTGCTTCGCGCGCTTAATTCTGCGCGCGGCGATTCCTCTAAGATCAATATCCTGGATATTGCGGCGCCGGCCTGGTTCGTACCTGACACAACCAGCCTTCAAGATCAGCTCAACGCATTCTTGCGCCATAAATCCCACTTTGCACTGGTCGTGGATGAGTATGGCGAAGTGATGGGGCTGGTGACCCTGGAAGATATCTTGGAAGAAATCGTTGGTGAGATCGCCGATGAACACGATGTCGAACTGGAAGGCTTGCGCCCACAGGCCGACGGCTCAGTGATCGTCGATGGTTCTGTGCCGATCCGCGACCTTAACCGGGCGGCTGACTGGAGCTTGCCGGATGATGAGGCAACGACGATTGCGGGCCTTGTGATTCACGAAGCGCGGATGATCCCGGAGGAGCGCCAGATCTTTACCTTCCACGGCTTCCGCTTCACGGTGCTGCGCCGGGAGAAAAACCGGATCACCCGGCTGCGCATCATGCCTTTGGGGCAGATGCGGGCGGCAGCCCAAGCATAG
- the aroB gene encoding 3-dehydroquinate synthase, with product MASLDAAENTEKPASETVRVDLGTRSYDIRIGRNVLEKAGEEIAAVLPGARVAVVADENVAKLHLGTFEDSLDRAGVHCTAITVPPGEATKCFSEFERLCDEILNARLERNDVVVALGGGVVGDLTGFAASAVRRGMAFVQVPTSLLAQVDSSVGGKTGINSRHGKNLIGAFYQPALVLADTAILDTLPPRDFRAGYAEVAKYGLLGDADFFTWLEDNWQGIFDGGPERDEAVARSCEAKADVVAADELEGGRRALLNLGHTFGHALEGAVSYETERLVHGEGVSIGMMLAHEFSEKLGLIGSETVARVEKHLTDVGLPIRISDIPGQLPNVDVFMDLIAQDKKVSRGALTFILTKGIGEAFVEKGVDPYLVSEFLKDKLD from the coding sequence ATGGCAAGCTTGGATGCTGCGGAAAACACCGAAAAACCAGCTTCAGAAACCGTTCGGGTCGATCTTGGAACGCGCAGTTATGACATCCGCATCGGCCGGAACGTGCTGGAAAAGGCTGGTGAAGAGATTGCCGCTGTTCTGCCGGGCGCGCGTGTCGCTGTTGTCGCGGATGAAAATGTCGCCAAGCTGCACCTTGGGACTTTTGAGGACAGTCTGGACCGGGCTGGAGTTCACTGCACAGCGATCACAGTTCCGCCGGGAGAGGCGACCAAGTGTTTCAGCGAATTCGAACGCTTGTGCGATGAGATTCTCAATGCACGGCTAGAGCGCAACGACGTGGTGGTGGCGCTTGGCGGCGGTGTGGTTGGGGACCTAACCGGTTTTGCAGCGTCCGCCGTGCGCCGGGGCATGGCCTTTGTTCAAGTGCCGACCTCCTTGTTGGCCCAGGTGGATAGTTCGGTTGGTGGGAAAACCGGGATCAATTCGCGTCATGGCAAGAACCTGATTGGCGCGTTCTATCAGCCAGCGCTTGTTCTGGCCGATACTGCGATCTTGGATACGCTGCCACCGCGTGATTTCCGTGCAGGCTATGCAGAGGTCGCCAAATACGGCTTGCTCGGCGATGCAGATTTTTTCACGTGGCTGGAGGACAACTGGCAGGGCATCTTTGATGGCGGGCCGGAGCGGGATGAAGCGGTTGCCCGATCCTGTGAGGCGAAAGCTGATGTTGTGGCGGCTGACGAATTGGAAGGTGGCCGCCGGGCCCTTCTCAATCTCGGACATACCTTCGGACATGCGCTTGAAGGAGCTGTGTCCTATGAAACCGAACGCCTGGTTCATGGCGAAGGGGTTTCCATTGGCATGATGCTCGCTCACGAGTTTTCCGAAAAACTCGGCCTGATAGGTTCGGAAACGGTCGCGCGTGTCGAAAAGCACCTCACCGATGTGGGTTTGCCGATCCGGATCTCCGATATTCCGGGGCAATTGCCGAATGTCGATGTGTTTATGGATCTGATCGCCCAGGACAAGAAGGTGAGCCGGGGGGCTTTGACCTTTATTTTGACCAAAGGCATCGGTGAAGCCTTTGTCGAAAAGGGTGTTGATCCCTATCTGGTGTCAGAGTTCTTGAAGGACAAATTGGACTGA
- the xerD gene encoding site-specific tyrosine recombinase XerD, which translates to MATGFDLENFLEMLAAERGAAENTLAGYRRDLEDFSGFLGRTKLADANSDHISGYMSDLNRRGFAESSQARRLSALKQFYKFLYSEGSREDDPTRTLSAPKKRGSLPKVLSMEDVDRLIETARQQTGVAHTSTAARLRAQRMYTLIEVLYATGLRVSELVALPVTAALRDARLIEIKGKGGKERLVPLSHAAQAAMKDYVGLRAAEGAYETSPWLFPSHGGSGHLTRQHFARELKDLAIAAGLDAAKVSPHVLRHAFASHLLQNGADLRVVQQLLGHADISTTQIYTHVLDERLRELVENAHPLAR; encoded by the coding sequence ATGGCTACCGGGTTCGATCTGGAAAATTTTCTGGAGATGCTGGCCGCCGAACGCGGAGCCGCTGAAAACACGCTCGCCGGATACCGGCGCGACCTTGAAGATTTTTCGGGTTTTCTCGGCCGGACGAAACTGGCAGATGCCAATTCGGATCACATCTCCGGCTACATGAGCGATTTGAACCGGCGCGGTTTTGCAGAAAGCTCCCAAGCGCGGCGGCTGTCGGCTCTAAAACAGTTCTATAAGTTTCTATATTCCGAAGGCAGCCGGGAGGACGATCCAACACGGACCCTGTCAGCCCCAAAAAAGCGCGGCAGCTTGCCTAAAGTCTTGTCGATGGAAGATGTCGACCGGCTGATCGAAACCGCGCGCCAGCAAACCGGAGTTGCGCACACATCAACCGCCGCACGCTTGCGCGCGCAGCGGATGTACACACTCATCGAAGTGCTCTACGCCACGGGCTTGCGGGTATCCGAACTGGTGGCCCTGCCTGTCACCGCCGCATTGCGGGATGCCCGCCTGATTGAAATCAAGGGGAAGGGCGGCAAGGAGCGGCTGGTACCTCTATCGCATGCCGCCCAAGCGGCCATGAAAGACTACGTCGGCCTGCGCGCGGCAGAAGGCGCCTATGAGACCAGCCCTTGGCTGTTTCCCTCCCATGGCGGCAGCGGGCATTTGACCCGTCAGCATTTTGCCCGGGAACTCAAGGATCTGGCGATTGCGGCGGGATTGGACGCAGCAAAAGTCTCACCGCACGTGTTGCGTCACGCCTTCGCCTCGCACCTTCTGCAGAACGGTGCCGATCTCAGGGTCGTACAGCAACTGCTTGGCCATGCAGACATTTCCACGACACAAATCTACACCCATGTACTCGATGAACGCTTGCGGGAATTGGTCGAAAACGCCCATCCTCTGGCCCGTTAA
- the cobS gene encoding cobaltochelatase subunit CobS, with product MTETTTAAMAMPDTEISVEEVFGFKSDLKVPAFSTPSEHVPEPDPDYLFDRATTLAILAGFAHNRRVMVTGYHGTGKSTHIEQVASRLNWPCIRVNLDSHISRIDLVGKDAIVLKDGQQVTEFKDGILPWAYQHNVALVFDEYDAGRPDVMFVIQRILESSGRLTLLDQSRVIRPHAAFRLFATANTVGLGDTSGLYHGTQQINQAQMDRWSIVTTLNYLPHDNEVDIVLSKAKHFQTDEGRNTVSKMVRLADMTRNAFINGDLSTVMSPRTVITWAENSEIFGDVGFAFRLTFLNKCDDMEQSLVAEFYQRCFGEDLPESAVNVVMS from the coding sequence ATGACTGAGACGACGACTGCGGCAATGGCAATGCCGGACACTGAGATTTCCGTTGAAGAAGTATTTGGCTTCAAGTCGGACCTGAAAGTACCGGCCTTTTCTACACCGTCAGAGCATGTGCCTGAGCCGGATCCTGATTATTTGTTCGACCGGGCGACGACACTGGCGATCCTGGCTGGCTTTGCTCACAACCGCCGTGTGATGGTCACCGGCTATCACGGCACGGGCAAGTCGACCCACATTGAGCAGGTCGCATCCCGCCTAAATTGGCCTTGTATCCGCGTCAACCTCGACAGCCACATCTCCCGGATCGACCTTGTCGGTAAAGACGCCATCGTTTTGAAGGATGGTCAGCAGGTCACCGAGTTCAAAGACGGCATTCTGCCTTGGGCGTACCAGCACAATGTCGCGTTAGTGTTCGACGAATATGATGCCGGCCGTCCGGATGTAATGTTCGTGATCCAGCGGATCCTGGAATCTTCCGGCCGCCTGACGCTGCTCGATCAGAGCCGGGTTATCCGCCCGCACGCCGCCTTCCGCCTGTTTGCGACGGCCAACACCGTTGGTCTCGGCGATACGTCTGGCCTTTACCACGGCACACAGCAGATCAACCAGGCACAGATGGACCGCTGGTCGATCGTCACTACGCTGAACTATCTGCCGCATGACAATGAAGTCGATATTGTTCTGTCGAAGGCCAAACACTTCCAGACGGACGAAGGCCGGAACACCGTTTCCAAGATGGTCCGCCTGGCCGACATGACCCGGAATGCGTTCATCAACGGTGACTTATCGACCGTGATGAGCCCGCGGACCGTGATCACCTGGGCTGAAAACTCGGAAATCTTCGGCGACGTCGGCTTTGCCTTCCGCCTGACCTTCCTGAACAAATGTGATGATATGGAACAGTCCCTGGTGGCTGAGTTCTATCAGCGCTGCTTCGGTGAAGATTTGCCGGAATCCGCTGTCAACGTCGTAATGAGCTGA
- a CDS encoding ABC transporter substrate-binding protein, protein MRTYKLLLATWFAIITALAGPVSADAWIIASEYDFPPYNYYEDTKYKGIDTEIVRLIVTELGHKPSFAQLPWKRVVKSVESNDVDLGFQFVGTKERFEKFHMVGPFRNGITTLMFPVDKVITFEALNDLKDYVIGTVRGYAYSPEFDNAAFLTKEEATDNETNVRKLAAGRLHAVVGDRDTLAFVAGRLDLVGRFRFADTPLAVVPRYIAFPKQRAEQALAFQKVLNRKLDEGAIDVIIASYTNLKVTQNSRKQDGETAPTQQQ, encoded by the coding sequence ATGCGGACCTACAAATTGCTCTTGGCAACATGGTTTGCCATCATAACCGCGCTCGCAGGCCCTGTTAGTGCAGATGCCTGGATCATTGCATCCGAATATGACTTTCCGCCTTACAATTATTACGAAGACACCAAATACAAAGGCATCGACACTGAGATTGTTCGGCTGATTGTCACCGAACTCGGCCACAAACCCTCGTTCGCACAGCTCCCCTGGAAACGTGTTGTTAAAAGCGTCGAAAGCAATGATGTTGACCTTGGGTTTCAATTTGTCGGAACCAAAGAACGGTTCGAAAAATTCCACATGGTCGGCCCCTTTCGAAACGGCATAACGACCCTGATGTTTCCAGTCGACAAAGTCATCACGTTTGAGGCGCTGAATGATTTGAAGGATTACGTCATTGGAACTGTCCGCGGATACGCTTACTCGCCGGAGTTCGATAATGCGGCCTTCCTGACCAAAGAAGAAGCAACCGACAACGAAACAAATGTCCGCAAACTCGCGGCAGGCCGGCTGCACGCTGTTGTGGGAGACCGGGATACATTGGCCTTTGTTGCAGGACGCCTGGACTTAGTCGGCCGCTTCCGCTTTGCAGATACCCCGCTCGCCGTTGTCCCACGTTACATCGCGTTTCCCAAACAAAGGGCCGAACAAGCCCTGGCGTTTCAGAAGGTTTTGAACCGCAAGCTGGACGAAGGTGCGATTGATGTGATCATCGCCAGCTACACCAACCTCAAAGTCACTCAAAACAGCCGCAAACAGGACGGCGAAACCGCCCCCACGCAACAACAATAA
- a CDS encoding esterase-like activity of phytase family protein, with protein sequence MAGLPNLVRTVAALLAAAVLFISTPVWALVFLADGEPVKVRTRPIETFHIGHPDREFGELTFLGGFEILASDRKTGGLSGVISLNGGNELLAVTDNGHWVAATVEQTDTGAPKGLSDLRFAPLLGADGKTLRARWGHDTEALTLAPSGLYVSAERNHAIYHYAWPLLSGKAKMLGQVAMPRDLASLPRNTGIEALAAGPEGSALEGKLIAISETSPSDAHDLSGFILSPEKTARFSVKRHDRFDVTDAAFLPNGNLLLMERRFNMKDLIGLRLRRIEGQAIKPGAVLDGEYLLDADFNYQIDNMEALAVHQNAAGDTILTLLSDDNRSLLQRTLLLRFRLNR encoded by the coding sequence ATGGCTGGTTTGCCTAATCTAGTAAGAACCGTTGCAGCTTTATTGGCTGCTGCGGTTCTTTTTATATCTACACCGGTTTGGGCTCTCGTATTCTTGGCGGATGGAGAGCCGGTCAAGGTTAGAACACGGCCGATTGAGACGTTTCATATCGGTCATCCGGACCGGGAGTTTGGCGAACTTACATTTCTCGGCGGGTTTGAAATTCTGGCGTCTGACCGCAAGACCGGCGGACTGTCCGGTGTCATCAGTTTGAATGGCGGCAATGAGCTGCTGGCGGTCACCGACAATGGCCATTGGGTTGCGGCCACTGTTGAGCAGACGGACACCGGAGCGCCGAAAGGACTATCCGATCTTCGCTTTGCCCCGCTTCTGGGGGCAGATGGCAAGACACTTCGGGCGCGCTGGGGGCATGATACTGAGGCGCTGACCTTGGCACCATCAGGACTCTATGTGTCTGCAGAGCGCAATCATGCCATCTATCATTACGCCTGGCCGTTGCTGTCGGGTAAGGCGAAAATGCTGGGACAGGTGGCGATGCCGCGCGATCTGGCATCTTTGCCGCGCAACACCGGGATCGAAGCCTTGGCGGCGGGCCCGGAGGGCAGTGCTCTCGAGGGAAAACTGATTGCCATCAGCGAGACTTCGCCCAGCGATGCCCATGATCTGTCCGGTTTTATTTTGAGTCCTGAAAAGACAGCTCGTTTTTCCGTAAAGCGGCATGACCGGTTCGACGTTACCGATGCTGCTTTTTTGCCAAATGGCAACCTGCTCTTGATGGAGCGCCGGTTCAACATGAAGGATCTGATCGGCCTGCGCCTGCGCCGCATTGAAGGTCAGGCCATAAAACCGGGCGCGGTTCTTGACGGTGAGTATCTTCTGGACGCTGATTTCAATTACCAGATCGACAACATGGAAGCTCTCGCCGTCCATCAGAATGCGGCTGGAGACACAATTCTGACCTTGCTATCGGACGACAACAGATCGCTGTTGCAGAGGACCTTGCTTCTGCGTTTTCGCTTGAACAGGTAA
- a CDS encoding J domain-containing protein, with amino-acid sequence MKLDSKIFDSIRVKPGKEKKERMQEDRHPVCEHPGCNRPGVHKAPKGRDREGQYFRFCVDHVREYNKTYNYFTGMQDDDVRSYQKDSLTGHRPTWKMGVNKQAAEGPDGFDARASMRGNAQRRNEQVRRPRQRKLLTLEKRSLDVLNLPYTAGGDEIKARYKELVKLNHPDANGGDRSSEDRLREIIQAYNVLKKAGFL; translated from the coding sequence ATGAAACTGGATTCAAAAATTTTCGACAGTATCCGCGTCAAACCTGGCAAGGAGAAAAAGGAGCGGATGCAGGAAGACCGCCACCCGGTGTGTGAACATCCGGGCTGTAACCGGCCAGGTGTGCACAAGGCACCAAAAGGGCGGGATCGCGAGGGGCAGTATTTCCGGTTCTGCGTCGATCATGTGCGCGAATACAATAAGACATACAATTACTTCACGGGTATGCAGGATGATGACGTCCGCAGTTACCAGAAGGACAGTCTGACAGGCCACCGACCGACCTGGAAAATGGGGGTCAACAAGCAGGCCGCTGAGGGGCCGGACGGGTTTGACGCTAGGGCATCGATGCGCGGCAATGCGCAACGCCGGAACGAACAAGTGCGCCGGCCGCGGCAAAGAAAGCTTTTGACGCTTGAAAAACGGTCGCTTGATGTGCTCAATCTGCCGTATACAGCGGGTGGCGATGAGATCAAAGCGCGCTATAAAGAGCTCGTGAAATTGAACCACCCGGATGCCAATGGCGGAGACCGCTCTTCTGAGGACCGTCTACGGGAAATCATTCAGGCCTATAATGTCCTGAAGAAGGCCGGATTTCTTTAA
- the cobT gene encoding cobaltochelatase subunit CobT — MAPRPGSNSLPGNKPAPTTEPLKQSVAGTMRAISGEAELEVIFSGDRPGLSGLSARLPEPSRKLSAHEVAVTRGLSDAMALKIACHDKAVHAKNMPQGPDARAIFETVEQARCEAVGARRMQGVADNLAVMLDDKFRKAGAPDIASREEAPLQDALSLIVRERLTGAKPPASATKLVDQWRDWVEEKAGAELDSLEAEVEDQNSFASRLRDVLKSLDMADELGDHDDDMDPEQNEDQGNNDEAETGEDTEDDSGEQEAAPQEMELSGEEQDSGETEASEADFDELVDQDMAEDSEEAGESERQDHPFSNRPPESDYRVFTTQFDETITAEELCDTAELDRLRGFLDKQLTHLQGAVARLANRLQRKLMAQQNRAWDFDLEEGLLDTARLTRAVTDPMAPLAFKQERDTNFRDTVVTLLLDNSGSMRGRPITVAATCADILARTLERCGVKVEILGFTTKAWKGGQSRESWIGAGKPPTPGRLNDLRHIIYKSADAPWRRARRNLGLMMREGLLKENIDGEALLWAHDRLMARPEQRRILMMISDGAPVDDTTLSVNPGNYLERHLRYVIEDIETRSPVELIAIGIGHDVTRYYRRAVTIVDAEELAGAMTDQLADLFDDEVQLAAQHGRGRRRRAGQR; from the coding sequence ATGGCGCCACGGCCAGGTAGCAATTCTCTTCCGGGCAATAAGCCCGCCCCGACCACGGAGCCGCTGAAGCAATCCGTTGCCGGAACCATGCGGGCAATTTCCGGAGAAGCGGAGCTGGAAGTCATTTTCTCCGGCGACCGGCCAGGCCTGTCCGGTCTTTCTGCCCGCTTGCCTGAACCGTCCCGTAAACTGAGTGCCCATGAAGTCGCGGTCACGCGCGGTTTGTCGGATGCCATGGCGCTGAAAATCGCCTGTCACGACAAGGCTGTTCACGCCAAAAACATGCCGCAGGGTCCGGACGCCCGGGCCATTTTTGAGACTGTAGAGCAGGCGCGCTGTGAGGCGGTTGGGGCCCGTCGCATGCAAGGGGTTGCCGACAATCTGGCTGTCATGCTGGACGATAAGTTCCGCAAGGCCGGTGCACCGGATATTGCCAGCCGGGAAGAGGCGCCGCTTCAAGACGCGCTGTCGCTGATTGTCCGCGAACGCCTGACCGGTGCAAAACCACCGGCTAGCGCGACCAAGCTTGTCGATCAATGGCGCGACTGGGTGGAAGAAAAGGCTGGTGCCGAACTGGACAGCCTCGAAGCTGAGGTGGAAGATCAGAACAGCTTTGCCTCCCGCTTACGCGATGTGTTGAAGTCGCTCGATATGGCCGATGAACTCGGCGATCACGACGATGACATGGATCCCGAGCAGAACGAGGATCAGGGCAACAACGACGAAGCTGAAACCGGCGAAGACACCGAAGACGACAGCGGTGAGCAGGAAGCGGCTCCCCAGGAAATGGAACTGTCTGGCGAAGAGCAGGACAGTGGCGAGACCGAAGCCTCTGAAGCTGATTTCGACGAGCTTGTCGATCAGGACATGGCCGAGGATTCCGAAGAAGCTGGCGAAAGTGAGCGGCAGGACCATCCGTTTTCCAACAGACCGCCGGAATCCGATTACCGGGTGTTCACGACCCAGTTCGATGAGACGATTACCGCCGAAGAGCTGTGCGATACGGCTGAGCTCGATCGTCTGCGTGGTTTCCTCGACAAGCAGCTGACCCATTTGCAGGGTGCCGTTGCCCGGCTTGCCAACCGTCTACAACGCAAACTGATGGCGCAGCAAAACCGGGCTTGGGACTTCGATCTGGAAGAAGGTCTTTTGGATACGGCGCGTCTCACACGCGCAGTTACTGATCCGATGGCGCCTCTGGCCTTCAAACAAGAGCGGGACACAAACTTCCGCGATACCGTGGTGACGCTGCTTCTGGACAATTCCGGTTCCATGCGTGGCCGTCCGATTACCGTTGCTGCCACTTGTGCCGATATTCTGGCCCGCACGCTGGAACGCTGCGGCGTTAAAGTCGAGATTCTCGGCTTTACCACAAAAGCCTGGAAAGGCGGTCAATCGCGGGAAAGCTGGATCGGGGCCGGTAAGCCGCCAACACCGGGCCGTTTGAACGATCTGCGCCACATCATCTACAAGTCTGCAGATGCCCCCTGGCGCCGTGCCCGGCGCAATCTCGGTTTGATGATGCGTGAGGGCCTCTTGAAGGAAAACATCGACGGCGAAGCCTTGTTGTGGGCGCACGATCGCTTGATGGCCCGGCCGGAGCAACGCCGTATCCTGATGATGATTTCCGATGGGGCACCGGTTGATGACACGACCTTATCTGTCAATCCGGGCAACTATCTGGAACGGCATCTGCGCTACGTGATCGAAGATATCGAGACCCGGTCACCGGTCGAACTGATTGCGATCGGCATCGGCCATGATGTCACCCGCTATTATCGGCGGGCTGTGACCATCGTCGATGCGGAAGAGCTGGCTGGTGCGATGACCGATCAGCTCGCCGATCTTTTTGATGATGAGGTTCAACTGGCCGCTCAACATGGTCGGGGCCGCCGGCGCCGGGCCGGTCAACGGTAG
- a CDS encoding BolA family transcriptional regulator — MTMQQTITNKLTAAFAPSFLNVIDESENHRGHGGWREGGETHFRVQITADKLQDMSRVNQHRAINEVLADELASTVHALAIEVKNT, encoded by the coding sequence ATGACTATGCAACAGACCATTACAAACAAGCTTACCGCCGCATTTGCCCCAAGTTTTCTGAATGTCATCGACGAATCAGAAAACCACCGTGGCCATGGTGGCTGGCGCGAAGGCGGCGAAACCCATTTCCGTGTGCAAATCACCGCCGATAAACTGCAGGATATGAGCCGGGTTAATCAGCACCGGGCGATCAACGAAGTTCTGGCGGATGAACTTGCCAGCACCGTTCACGCGTTGGCGATTGAAGTCAAAAATACCTGA
- a CDS encoding shikimate kinase, producing the protein MQMPEKGADAGSADAVDLEHLVSALGARSIVLVGIMGCGKSTVGKRLASRLGLEFVDADSEIERAANMTVSEIFAEHGEPYFRSGEERVIARLLQEGPQVLATGGGAFMSETTRDEINANGLSIWLKVDFDTVMARVRRRSTRPLLRNPDPEGTMRKLMADREPVYAKAKLTVTSKDVPHEAVVDEIVLTLADHLFGPGQSNVS; encoded by the coding sequence ATGCAGATGCCGGAAAAAGGCGCTGATGCGGGGAGTGCGGACGCGGTCGATCTGGAGCATTTGGTCTCGGCCCTCGGGGCACGCTCGATCGTTCTTGTCGGCATTATGGGATGCGGTAAATCGACCGTAGGCAAGCGTCTTGCTTCCAGGCTCGGCCTGGAGTTCGTCGATGCGGACAGCGAGATCGAACGGGCGGCCAATATGACGGTGTCCGAGATTTTCGCTGAACATGGCGAGCCCTATTTCCGCAGCGGCGAGGAGCGGGTGATCGCCCGGCTTCTTCAGGAAGGGCCGCAGGTTCTGGCAACCGGTGGCGGTGCCTTCATGAGCGAAACGACCCGGGATGAGATCAACGCGAATGGCTTGTCGATCTGGCTGAAGGTGGATTTCGACACGGTGATGGCGCGGGTGCGCCGGCGCTCAACCCGGCCGCTGTTACGCAATCCGGATCCGGAAGGCACCATGCGCAAGCTGATGGCCGACCGGGAGCCGGTTTATGCCAAGGCCAAGCTCACCGTGACTTCCAAGGATGTGCCGCATGAGGCCGTCGTGGATGAAATTGTTTTGACCCTTGCGGATCATCTGTTTGGACCCGGTCAATCCAACGTGTCCTGA